In Pirellulales bacterium, a single window of DNA contains:
- a CDS encoding GntR family transcriptional regulator: MFVDIEFSDGLAIYEQIVRQVKFAIAGGALKPGELVPSVRELARELTVNPNTVARAYRDLQSDRVLDPVRGTGLEVAAGATERCRSERLKLIRGRLRQVLAEAKRSRIDADELRALVEKELGAIKL; encoded by the coding sequence ATGTTTGTCGATATCGAATTCTCCGACGGCCTGGCCATCTACGAGCAAATCGTTCGCCAGGTGAAGTTCGCCATTGCCGGCGGCGCGCTGAAGCCCGGCGAGCTGGTCCCGTCCGTCAGGGAATTAGCCCGCGAGCTGACCGTCAATCCGAACACGGTCGCTCGGGCGTATCGGGATTTGCAGAGCGACCGCGTTCTCGATCCGGTTCGCGGCACCGGACTGGAAGTCGCCGCCGGGGCCACCGAACGCTGCCGCAGCGAGCGTCTCAAGCTGATCCGCGGCCGGCTGCGACAAGTGCTGGCCGAGGCCAAGAGGAGCCGGATCGACGCCGACGAGTTGCGGGCATTGGTGGAGAAGGAGTTGGGGGCGATCAAACTCTAG
- a CDS encoding ABC transporter ATP-binding protein produces the protein MDTVIRLDQVTKRFGGHTALDQVSISVPRGVVFALLGENGAGKTTAIRIMLGMVEPDRGRSRVLDLDSQRDGLEIRHRVGYVSERPTLYDWMTVAEIGWFTAGFYGKPFLPRYRELVAQYKLPERRKLRALSKGMRAKVALSLAMAHDPELLILDEPTSGLDTLVRREFLESMIDLTAAGRTVLLSSHQIGEVERVADIVAILKQGKLLLVEKLDDLKDQVRQLTITLADGASGLPPIGGQIIHQVRKSLNYQVLVRGLPPDELEAMRHHAAVYDVEAHMPSLEEIFVAFMEAGDAPENPDRPREAVAP, from the coding sequence ATGGACACGGTCATTCGGCTCGATCAAGTCACCAAACGATTCGGCGGCCATACGGCCCTCGATCAGGTTTCGATCAGCGTGCCGCGGGGAGTCGTGTTTGCACTCTTGGGAGAAAACGGGGCGGGCAAGACGACCGCGATTCGGATCATGCTCGGGATGGTCGAGCCCGACCGCGGCCGTTCGAGAGTGCTGGACCTCGACAGCCAACGCGACGGTTTGGAGATTCGCCACCGCGTGGGATACGTGTCCGAACGCCCGACCTTGTACGACTGGATGACCGTGGCCGAGATCGGTTGGTTCACGGCTGGTTTTTACGGCAAACCGTTCTTGCCCCGCTATCGGGAACTGGTCGCGCAATACAAACTCCCCGAGCGGCGAAAGCTGAGGGCACTCTCCAAAGGAATGCGGGCCAAGGTGGCCCTGTCGCTGGCGATGGCCCACGACCCCGAGCTGCTGATCCTCGACGAGCCGACCTCGGGACTCGACACGCTCGTCCGCCGCGAGTTCTTGGAGAGCATGATCGATCTGACCGCCGCGGGGCGAACCGTGCTCCTCTCCAGCCATCAAATTGGCGAAGTCGAACGCGTGGCCGACATCGTGGCGATTCTCAAGCAGGGCAAGTTGCTACTCGTCGAGAAGCTGGACGATTTGAAAGACCAGGTCCGCCAACTGACGATCACCTTGGCCGACGGCGCGAGCGGGCTGCCCCCGATCGGCGGCCAGATCATCCACCAAGTTCGGAAATCGCTGAACTACCAGGTCCTCGTGCGCGGCTTACCTCCGGACGAGCTGGAAGCGATGCGCCACCATGCGGCGGTCTACGACGTGGAAGCTCACATGCCGAGCCTGGAAGAGATCTTCGTGGCGTTCATGGAAGCCGGCGACGCTCCGGAAAACCCGGATCGGCCGAGAGAGGCGGTGGCGCCATGA
- a CDS encoding ABC transporter permease, with amino-acid sequence MITEVRGRRSEVRRTNTTAVFWRCIWKEYRGLRGFWLAMGCLSLMAQLALLAFPHLTVYATDNTFALALIFPALYAVACGATMFAAEREDGTYEFLRGLPVTARQILIGKLTFAVASATLLFALLWLIARNLSHGILPESRTHLKLWGLFGVAAIEGLAWGMFFSLLLQRPLMAAVLAIFAASLGMHLVIWSIGPFGRGAYLELSRYLAAVPYRAVIAAVVLAIDVLLADRWLPTSRVARRGSFRRQTRLRAAAEVVDQMVPLPPVRGAVLGRLVWQTWRQSAWLMAVIAVVGTAALLLPYGEIVGIEGGFWRFVVAVVTASLMGSCVFLADQERSRFRFFVEQGVRPRSIWFARELTWFCAAAVWAFAVDTLRFGWSPIVLSLHLTILPYAAGQLASMFVRSGILAGFIGVVLTAMIFGWALLMRRLDVSWLWSVTPIPLVLLFATGLRAPDWIIERNTPRAWLRVGCALAVPAIALLIAVPLYRIYQIPAVSPGFVPEEYARSITSTPDERATAELYRRASESLVFSRTAESRKAEFNFNRTRPPDADDLKFLESNAESLAPLLEASQQSTCSFYDLPEGVRRPPRDPFGLGFLLDVSARQLESAGNLNEAWERYAAALRFAHRLRQNAGTGAHYTAQSIELQVYLELPLWAAEPGQNRQRIVAAIKQLKELEATLLSPSDAIKTDYLRLRRMVSGGPDALATSDIASSTVSKAALWSLMPWERARALRLLNFCTGNDLTFVERVQQSIENGSPVVLPSRWELTPRPRGLEPFNETNWLRTTFLLTAFYQPENTAGLGKDMVQMETRRRATRLLLALEAWKHDHDGQLPLSLKQLVGPYLDKLPLDPYSAMSFRYFRNGLVPPPKPPQMPAWQRSLLNFIRELFVPHDPFARRRRASAAAPVDAMADPFADAGPGPDPSVNAFDASVVGGEQPPNSGPNLAPDSPLLKPFIWSTGDRIRIDSPRPDDANELAENWPIDLKDVYIIDNAGAGRRPENDLDLWSSGWWFEIP; translated from the coding sequence ATGATTACGGAAGTCAGAGGTCGGAGGTCGGAAGTCAGGAGGACGAACACGACGGCCGTTTTCTGGCGGTGCATTTGGAAGGAATACCGCGGGCTGCGGGGATTCTGGCTCGCGATGGGCTGCTTGTCATTGATGGCGCAATTGGCCCTGCTGGCTTTCCCGCACCTGACGGTCTACGCGACGGATAATACGTTCGCGCTGGCACTGATATTTCCCGCGCTTTACGCGGTGGCTTGTGGCGCGACGATGTTTGCCGCCGAGCGCGAAGACGGCACCTACGAATTCCTCCGCGGACTGCCCGTTACGGCGCGACAGATTCTCATCGGCAAACTGACCTTCGCGGTGGCCAGCGCGACGTTGCTGTTCGCGCTGCTCTGGTTGATTGCCAGGAACCTCTCGCACGGAATTCTACCCGAGAGTCGAACGCATCTAAAGTTGTGGGGGCTCTTCGGCGTTGCTGCGATCGAGGGCCTGGCTTGGGGAATGTTTTTTTCACTTCTCTTGCAGCGGCCGCTGATGGCGGCGGTGCTGGCGATATTCGCCGCGTCGCTCGGAATGCATCTTGTGATTTGGTCGATCGGTCCGTTCGGAAGAGGCGCGTACTTAGAACTCAGCCGGTACTTGGCAGCCGTTCCGTATCGAGCGGTGATCGCCGCAGTCGTTTTGGCGATCGATGTTCTTCTGGCCGATCGCTGGCTGCCGACTTCAAGAGTGGCCCGACGGGGTTCGTTTCGGCGGCAAACTCGTCTCCGAGCGGCGGCTGAAGTCGTGGATCAAATGGTGCCGCTCCCACCCGTTCGTGGCGCAGTTCTCGGGCGACTCGTTTGGCAAACTTGGCGGCAATCAGCTTGGCTGATGGCCGTGATCGCAGTGGTAGGCACGGCGGCATTGCTCTTACCCTACGGGGAGATCGTCGGCATTGAAGGCGGATTCTGGAGATTCGTCGTCGCTGTGGTCACAGCGTCTCTCATGGGGTCATGCGTGTTTCTCGCGGATCAAGAGCGATCCCGCTTCCGATTTTTCGTGGAGCAAGGGGTGCGGCCCAGATCAATCTGGTTTGCTCGGGAATTGACCTGGTTTTGCGCGGCCGCCGTTTGGGCATTCGCCGTAGATACCCTGCGGTTCGGCTGGTCGCCAATCGTTCTTTCGCTACATCTGACGATCCTGCCTTATGCAGCCGGCCAACTCGCGTCGATGTTCGTTCGTAGCGGCATCCTCGCGGGATTCATCGGCGTGGTGTTGACCGCGATGATCTTCGGCTGGGCGCTCTTAATGCGGCGTCTGGATGTGAGCTGGCTCTGGTCGGTAACCCCAATTCCCCTGGTGCTGCTTTTCGCAACAGGGCTGCGAGCGCCGGATTGGATTATCGAGCGAAATACGCCGCGGGCTTGGCTGCGCGTCGGTTGCGCGCTGGCCGTGCCGGCAATCGCGCTGCTGATTGCAGTGCCCCTGTATCGGATCTATCAGATCCCCGCCGTGTCGCCCGGGTTCGTTCCGGAGGAATATGCTCGCTCGATCACATCGACGCCGGATGAACGAGCGACGGCCGAACTGTATCGTCGGGCAAGTGAATCGCTGGTGTTCTCAAGAACGGCTGAAAGCCGAAAGGCTGAATTCAACTTCAATCGCACCAGGCCACCCGATGCGGATGATTTGAAGTTTCTTGAATCGAACGCTGAATCGCTTGCCCCGCTGCTCGAAGCGAGCCAGCAATCGACCTGCTCGTTTTACGATTTGCCGGAGGGTGTTCGCAGGCCGCCTCGTGATCCGTTTGGGCTGGGGTTTCTTTTGGACGTGAGTGCCAGACAGCTTGAATCCGCGGGAAACCTCAACGAGGCCTGGGAACGGTACGCGGCCGCCCTGCGTTTCGCACATCGCCTGCGACAGAACGCCGGGACGGGGGCTCACTATACTGCCCAAAGTATTGAACTCCAGGTGTATCTTGAATTGCCGCTGTGGGCTGCGGAGCCCGGGCAGAATCGCCAGCGGATCGTGGCCGCGATCAAACAACTCAAAGAGCTGGAAGCGACTCTTCTGTCCCCCAGTGATGCCATTAAGACCGATTATCTTCGGCTGCGGCGGATGGTCAGCGGCGGGCCCGACGCGCTAGCGACATCCGACATTGCCTCGTCAACGGTATCGAAGGCTGCCTTGTGGTCGCTCATGCCTTGGGAACGCGCCCGCGCGCTGCGACTGCTCAATTTCTGCACGGGCAATGATTTGACATTCGTGGAGCGAGTCCAGCAATCAATAGAGAATGGTAGTCCGGTAGTACTGCCCAGTCGATGGGAACTGACTCCGCGGCCTCGAGGGCTTGAACCATTTAACGAGACGAACTGGTTGAGAACGACATTCTTGTTGACCGCGTTCTACCAGCCCGAGAATACCGCCGGTTTGGGAAAGGACATGGTCCAAATGGAGACCCGGCGCCGCGCCACGCGCTTGCTGCTGGCGCTCGAAGCTTGGAAGCACGACCACGACGGGCAACTGCCCCTGAGCCTGAAGCAATTGGTCGGGCCATATCTCGATAAACTCCCGCTCGACCCCTACTCTGCCATGTCGTTCCGCTACTTCCGAAACGGCTTGGTCCCGCCGCCGAAGCCACCGCAGATGCCGGCATGGCAGCGATCGCTTCTGAACTTTATCCGCGAGCTATTCGTCCCGCATGATCCTTTCGCAAGACGGCGACGCGCATCGGCGGCGGCCCCGGTCGACGCAATGGCAGATCCATTCGCGGATGCAGGGCCGGGTCCAGATCCCAGCGTTAATGCTTTCGACGCATCGGTCGTGGGCGGCGAACAACCCCCGAACTCCGGACCGAACCTCGCGCCCGACTCGCCGCTGCTCAAGCCATTCATTTGGAGCACCGGAGACCGAATCCGTATCGATAGCCCTCGACCGGATGACGCGAACGAGCTTGCCGAGAACTGGCCGATCGACCTGAAAGATGTCTATATCATCGACAACGCCGGAGCGGGGCGCCGTCCCGAGAACGATCTCGACCTTTGGTCTTCCGGCTGGTGGTTCGAGATTCCCTGA
- a CDS encoding DUF5615 family PIN-like protein: MLPAYADENVKRQVVDGLRRRGMDLVWAEDRGQRATDDEILLATATAEGRALLTNDTDFIRIHSEWTAAGRRHAGIVFWAQELPIGEAIRRILRYASQTTVEGAASALKFL; the protein is encoded by the coding sequence ATGCTTCCCGCGTACGCAGATGAGAACGTCAAACGGCAAGTTGTTGATGGCCTTAGACGCCGCGGAATGGATCTTGTTTGGGCCGAAGACCGCGGACAGCGGGCAACCGACGATGAAATACTGTTAGCAACCGCCACTGCCGAGGGCCGTGCGTTATTAACGAACGACACGGATTTCATACGGATTCATTCCGAGTGGACGGCGGCAGGTCGGCGACATGCTGGGATTGTTTTCTGGGCGCAAGAGCTTCCCATCGGCGAGGCGATTCGGCGGATTCTTCGCTACGCTTCGCAAACGACGGTCGAAGGGGCCGCGAGCGCGTTGAAGTTCCTGTGA
- a CDS encoding DUF433 domain-containing protein, with the protein MSTETKLIYAHIVQTPGVCGGKPRIDGHRIRVQDIAIEHDWQGLSPEETCFAHPSLTLAEVHSALAYYFDHREEIQEEIRADREAVEKFKREHPESVL; encoded by the coding sequence ATGAGCACAGAAACCAAACTCATTTACGCCCACATCGTGCAGACTCCCGGAGTCTGCGGGGGAAAGCCTCGAATCGACGGCCATAGAATTCGAGTCCAAGACATCGCCATCGAACATGATTGGCAAGGCCTATCGCCCGAGGAAACCTGCTTTGCACATCCGAGCCTGACGTTGGCAGAAGTGCACTCGGCTCTCGCATATTATTTTGATCATCGCGAGGAAATCCAAGAAGAGATTCGAGCTGACCGCGAGGCCGTCGAAAAATTCAAGCGCGAACATCCCGAATCGGTTCTGTAA
- the metG gene encoding methionine--tRNA ligase has protein sequence MPPRRILVTAALPYANGHIHLGHLVEYIQTDIWVRFQKLRGNRCIYICADDTHGTAIMIRARQEGRSEEAVIADMHEHHVHDFARFEIEFDNYGSTHSPANRELCWQIWAALRDGGFITEREVTQLFDAEAGTFLADRFVKGTCPVCKTPDQFGDSCEKCGSTYSPTELIDPVSTLTGARPELRSAQHLFVVIEKLHEFLEDWTQSAGHLQSETANYLRGHFLNEPLRDWDVSRPQPYFGFEIPDSPGNCWYVWFDAPIGYMASAREWCERHGEKFVDWWRSDAVEIHHFIGKDITYFHTLFWPAMLKASGYSLPRKIHIHGHLTVGGEKMSKRRGTFILAATYLKHLNPSYLRYYYASKLPPRVDDLDLNPDEFAAKVNSDLVGKVVNLASRTARFVETTGLSAKYPDDGGLFAAVAHEGESIAADYEGCDYNKAMRAIMALADRANQYVDSKEPWKLRKDASRAAEVQDVCTVTLNLFRQLVVYLAPVLPRLAEQTGELLGRPIRHWDEAQQPLVGTPVQPFQTLLTRVEPKEIQAMIEESKEAAPENAPGGAAAPAPPIDGSEPLAAEPLQPECTYDDFAKVDFRVARVLAAEEIPKAKKLLKLTLSLGGDQHRTVFAGIKSAYKPESLVGRLVICVANLAPRQMQFGISEGMVVAAGAGGEEIYLLSPDSGAKPGQRVH, from the coding sequence ATGCCCCCGCGACGCATCCTCGTCACCGCCGCCTTGCCCTATGCCAACGGGCATATTCACTTGGGGCATCTGGTCGAATACATCCAGACCGATATTTGGGTCCGGTTTCAGAAGCTCCGTGGCAACCGTTGCATCTATATCTGTGCCGACGACACGCATGGCACCGCGATCATGATTCGCGCCCGCCAGGAAGGGCGGAGCGAAGAAGCCGTGATCGCCGATATGCACGAGCACCACGTGCACGATTTCGCCCGATTCGAGATTGAATTCGACAATTACGGCAGCACGCATAGCCCGGCGAACCGCGAACTCTGCTGGCAGATTTGGGCTGCGCTGCGCGACGGCGGTTTCATCACGGAGCGCGAAGTCACGCAGCTTTTCGACGCCGAGGCGGGCACGTTCCTCGCCGATCGGTTCGTCAAAGGGACCTGCCCAGTCTGCAAGACGCCCGATCAATTCGGCGACAGTTGCGAGAAATGCGGCTCGACTTATAGCCCGACCGAGCTGATCGATCCAGTGAGCACGCTGACGGGCGCGCGCCCCGAGTTGCGGTCGGCGCAGCATCTGTTCGTCGTCATCGAGAAGCTACATGAGTTTCTCGAGGATTGGACGCAGAGCGCCGGCCATTTGCAATCGGAAACGGCCAATTATCTTCGCGGGCATTTTTTGAACGAGCCGCTGCGCGATTGGGATGTCTCGCGGCCGCAGCCCTATTTTGGATTCGAGATTCCCGATAGCCCAGGGAATTGTTGGTACGTCTGGTTCGACGCCCCGATCGGCTACATGGCTTCGGCGCGTGAGTGGTGCGAACGACATGGGGAGAAGTTCGTGGATTGGTGGCGATCTGATGCGGTGGAAATTCACCACTTCATCGGCAAGGATATCACGTACTTCCACACGCTGTTTTGGCCCGCGATGCTCAAGGCCTCTGGCTACAGCCTGCCGCGGAAGATTCATATCCACGGGCATCTCACCGTTGGCGGCGAGAAGATGTCGAAGCGGCGCGGGACGTTTATCTTGGCGGCGACTTATCTCAAGCATTTGAATCCTTCGTATCTGCGCTACTACTACGCCTCGAAGCTGCCGCCGCGGGTCGATGACCTCGATTTGAACCCGGACGAATTTGCCGCCAAGGTGAATTCCGATCTGGTGGGCAAAGTGGTGAATTTGGCCAGCCGCACGGCACGGTTCGTCGAGACAACCGGCCTTTCCGCCAAATATCCCGACGACGGTGGCCTGTTCGCCGCCGTGGCGCACGAAGGGGAATCGATCGCCGCCGATTACGAGGGCTGCGATTACAACAAGGCCATGCGGGCGATCATGGCTCTCGCCGATCGGGCGAACCAATATGTCGATAGCAAGGAGCCGTGGAAACTGCGGAAGGACGCTTCCCGCGCGGCGGAGGTGCAAGACGTTTGCACGGTGACGCTGAATTTGTTCCGACAGTTGGTCGTGTACCTGGCGCCGGTGCTGCCGCGGCTGGCCGAACAGACCGGCGAGTTGCTTGGCCGGCCAATCCGTCATTGGGACGAAGCCCAGCAACCGCTCGTTGGCACGCCCGTCCAACCATTTCAAACTCTGTTGACGCGAGTGGAACCGAAGGAGATCCAAGCCATGATCGAGGAGAGCAAAGAAGCTGCCCCCGAAAACGCTCCCGGCGGGGCTGCCGCGCCTGCTCCGCCGATTGACGGCTCTGAGCCGCTGGCCGCCGAGCCGCTCCAGCCGGAATGCACCTATGACGATTTTGCGAAGGTCGATTTCCGGGTGGCCAGAGTTCTCGCGGCCGAAGAGATTCCCAAAGCCAAGAAACTACTCAAGCTGACGCTCAGCCTCGGCGGCGACCAGCACCGCACCGTGTTTGCCGGGATCAAGAGCGCCTACAAACCGGAATCGCTCGTCGGGCGGCTCGTGATCTGCGTCGCCAACCTCGCCCCGCGGCAAATGCAATTCGGCATCAGCGAAGGCATGGTCGTCGCCGCCGGAGCGGGAGGCGAAGAAATCTATCTCTTAAGCCCAGACAGCGGCGCGAAACCAGGGCAGAGAGTGCACTAG